In Necator americanus strain Aroian chromosome IV, whole genome shotgun sequence, the following proteins share a genomic window:
- a CDS encoding hypothetical protein (NECATOR_CHRIV.G14806.T2), which yields MSNSTTAAYLSLENIAVSAIIAVVGIFGLLSNAAAMISVRCNPVLRSSFGVLCFSHSVANFGVMLVFVFWVTPMTVIHSDISSELLGKIFGQINIMFWDEYVSRSGRCMVAWVLPCDTVLLDKYMLHFLRYDNYTSLAVLVTIFLLDCITLIKLRLTNNIMNHQGSGSTVSLAAHKKRRQIETRFFMQTLYQNALFFYEISNFYYVTVLFTDPWAVFFTSTFAWEICHAFDGFVVVLFNFHLSFIGIHTTKTRSAMVSEHKKTTSAWHIVTNG from the exons ATGTCAAACAGTACAACTGCTGCCTACCTTAGCCTTGAGAATATAGCTGTTTCTGCAATTATAGCAGTG GTTGGTATTTTCGGCCTATTGTCGAATGCTGCGGCAATGATTTCTGTTCGATGTAATCCAGTCCTACGCAGTTCTTTCGGTGTGCTCTGTTTCTCGCACAGCGTCGCGAATTTCGGAGTTATgctcgtttttgttttctgggtTACCCCTATGACAGTAAT acacaGTGACATAAGCAGTGAACTACTGGGTAAAATATTCGGACAAATAAACATTATGTTCTGGGAT GAATACGTTTCTCGTAGTGGTCGTTGTATGGTGGCTTGGGTTCTGCCATGTGATACCGTACTTTTGGA CAAATACATGTTACATTTCCTACGATACG ACAACTACACAAGTTTAGCCGTTTTAGTAACGATATTTCTACTCGACTGTATTACTCTTATAAAACTAAGACTGACTAACAAT ATAATGAATCATCAAGGCAGCGGTAGTACTGTATCTCTTGCTGCACATAAGAAAAGACGACAAATAGAGACAAGATTCTTTATGCAG ACTCTCTATCAGAATGCGctatttttctatgaaatttcaaatttctattacGTCACTGTGCTATTCACGGATCCATGGGCAGTGTTCTTTACGAGTACATTCGCATGGGAGATATGTCATGCATTTGATGG gtTTGTCGTCGTTTTATTCAACTTTCACCTTTCATTTATTGGCATACATACAACGAAAACTCGATCTGCTATGGTAAGTGAACATAAGAAGACCACATCTGCCTGGCATATTGTGACGAATGGTTGA
- a CDS encoding hypothetical protein (NECATOR_CHRIV.G14810.T1): MNNQRNGSSVSQAEHQRRRQMEAKLFIQALYQNVLFLYEIASSYYIATFFQSQWALFFTTTFAWEVCHAFDGFMVILYNFHFSFIGSLIRNSGAVLKKRQRPTTIASTTVWTI; this comes from the exons ATGAACAATCAAAGGAATGGTAGTTCTGTTTCTCAAGCTGAGCACCAAAGAAGGCGCCAAATGGAAGCTAAATTATTCATACAG GCTCTCTACCAGAATGTATTGTTTTTATACGAAATTGCATCTTCTTACTACATTGccacttttttccaaagtCAGTGGGCGCTCTTTTTTACGACTACATTTGCATGGGAAGTGTGTCATGCTTTTGATGG GTTTATGGTGATTCTTTACAACTTTCACTTCTCTTTTATTGGTTCACTTATACGAAATAGTGGTGCAGTGTTAAAGAAACGACAACGACCCACGACTATAGCTTCAACAACGGTGTGGACTATCTGA
- a CDS encoding hypothetical protein (NECATOR_CHRIV.G14805.T2), which translates to METDRLHKETRSKLMEEMTGVTNQPFIQPVILVVPTENVAAAIDAIKRGFRSTNEAAVQVHPFNFDPPIEKATVAVGMDQPSCFDFCAQANSSGSSFFYQTTAVGAATANASSSTEQPMLEFAQSSTFCYDAQQPPEQELQYVYSDGLVSETQVRHRTTSTNGQYLDDVYSGTPHVVAPSAPMARTFGTMVDEKVFTSNVSCVRNAETSMDGPEFDLLRDIETQTPWNDVGLMTEFWSDMGNSP; encoded by the exons ATGGAAACGGATCGTTTGCATAAAGAAACGCGTAGCAAACTTATGGAGGAGATGACGGGAGTTACGAA CCAACCGTTTATTCAACCAGTGATTTTGGTGGTGCCTACGGAGAACGTCGCTGCTGCTATCGATGCTATTAAGAG agGTTTTCGTTCCACTAACGAAGCTGCCGTACAGGTACACCCGTTCAATTTTGATCCACCTATTGAGAAAGCTACAGTAGCTGTGGGAATG GATCAGCCTTCCTGCTTCGATTTCTGTGCTCAAGCTAATTCGTCTGGTTCATCGTTTTTCTATCAGACAACTGCGGTTGGTGCTGCTACTGCAAACGCTTCATCAAGCACAGAGCAACCAATGCTAGAATTTGCTCAaagttctacattttgttATGATGCGCAACAACCGCCTGAGCAG GAGTTACAGTATGTGTACAGTGATGGACTTGTCTCTGAAACACAAGTACGACATCGTACAACAAGTACAAATGGGCAGTACCTAGATGATGTCTATAGTGGTACGCCACATGTCGTGGCACCATCGGCACCAATGGCTAGAACGTTTGGGACGATGGTGGATGAGAAAGTATTCACAAG TAATGTGTCGTGCGTGCGGAATGCGGAGACAAGCATGGATGGGCCAGAATTCGACCTGTTGCGAGACATTGAAACTCAAACTCCATGGAATGACGTAGGTCTGATGACCGAATTTTGGTCGGACATGGGAAATTCTCCATAG
- a CDS encoding hypothetical protein (NECATOR_CHRIV.G14805.T1), with translation MQYRTFSDVDLEIGAILDQLIILPILFISFRALFAESVALPDEYQHTSTSRTNSLRKSQNMETDRLHKETRSKLMEEMTGVTNQPFIQPVILVVPTENVAAAIDAIKRGFRSTNEAAVQVHPFNFDPPIEKATVAVGMDQPSCFDFCAQANSSGSSFFYQTTAVGAATANASSSTEQPMLEFAQSSTFCYDAQQPPEQELQYVYSDGLVSETQVRHRTTSTNGQYLDDVYSGTPHVVAPSAPMARTFGTMVDEKVFTSNVSCVRNAETSMDGPEFDLLRDIETQTPWNDVGLMTEFWSDMGNSP, from the exons ATGCAATACCGGACGTTTTCAGACGTGGATTTGGAAATCGGTGCTATTCTAGATCAACTTATCATTTTgcctattttatttatttcatttagaGCTCTTTTCGCAG AATCTGTGGCACTACCTGATGAGTATCAACACACATCGACCTCTAGAACGAACTCTCTACGCAAATCGCAAAACATGGAAACGGATCGTTTGCATAAAGAAACGCGTAGCAAACTTATGGAGGAGATGACGGGAGTTACGAA CCAACCGTTTATTCAACCAGTGATTTTGGTGGTGCCTACGGAGAACGTCGCTGCTGCTATCGATGCTATTAAGAG agGTTTTCGTTCCACTAACGAAGCTGCCGTACAGGTACACCCGTTCAATTTTGATCCACCTATTGAGAAAGCTACAGTAGCTGTGGGAATG GATCAGCCTTCCTGCTTCGATTTCTGTGCTCAAGCTAATTCGTCTGGTTCATCGTTTTTCTATCAGACAACTGCGGTTGGTGCTGCTACTGCAAACGCTTCATCAAGCACAGAGCAACCAATGCTAGAATTTGCTCAaagttctacattttgttATGATGCGCAACAACCGCCTGAGCAG GAGTTACAGTATGTGTACAGTGATGGACTTGTCTCTGAAACACAAGTACGACATCGTACAACAAGTACAAATGGGCAGTACCTAGATGATGTCTATAGTGGTACGCCACATGTCGTGGCACCATCGGCACCAATGGCTAGAACGTTTGGGACGATGGTGGATGAGAAAGTATTCACAAG TAATGTGTCGTGCGTGCGGAATGCGGAGACAAGCATGGATGGGCCAGAATTCGACCTGTTGCGAGACATTGAAACTCAAACTCCATGGAATGACGTAGGTCTGATGACCGAATTTTGGTCGGACATGGGAAATTCTCCATAG
- a CDS encoding hypothetical protein (NECATOR_CHRIV.G14807.T1), which translates to MVELRNVSLTTKILGWRCLTFIDLKKAFDSDEAEVVMEALDNLGVPTQYIKILRELYSNFTTGISPFFESIIIDVKRGVRQDNTISPKIFTTTLENAKRKLEWDDMEVKIGGRQLQYLRFEDVVKKSRTPGSVLTSST; encoded by the coding sequence ATGGTAGAGCTAAGAAATGTTTCACTAACAACTAAGATATTGGGTTGGcgctgtctcaccttcatcgacttgaaaaaggccttcgactcagatGAGGCGGAAgtggtcatggaagccttggacaacctaggcgtccctactcagtacataaagatacttcgagagttgtacagcaacttcacgaccgggaTTTCGCCATTCTTCGAGAGTATCATCATTGatgtgaagaggggggtccgacaggataatacaatctcacccaaaatattcacaaccaccctcgagaacgcaaagcgaaagttggaatgggacgacatggaaGTGAAGATTggtggtcggcagctacaatATTTGCGCtttgaggatgtagtgaagaagtccagaacacccggctccgtacTCACCTCGTCAACAtaa
- a CDS encoding hypothetical protein (NECATOR_CHRIV.G14809.T1), with protein MPSDGVSAHISTENIVVSTIVTVIGISGLLSNGAVIISVLFNSQMRNSFGVLCLSHAVANIGVMLICIFWLTPTTIMATVVTDESFGKVMGQLNIMFWDVSVYSHLTISLNRVVAIIFPYHASELLSTRNTFIAVAVDNLDKMISRSPHNMTNEAKRTRKMVMFSTCLTAVALSMQSRLSTVNGAVQVSVHRDKANRE; from the exons ATGCCAAGCGATGGAGTTTCGGCTCATATTTCTACTGAGAACATCGTTGTTTCAACGATCGTAACTGTG atTGGTATTTCCGGTCTACTGTCGAACGGTGCTGTAATTATTTCGGTATTATTCAATTCACAAATGCGAAACTCCTTCGGGGTATTGTGTCTCTCCCATGCTGTCGCTAATATCGGTGTGATGTTAATTTGCATCTTCTGGTTGACGCCAACGACTATTAT GGCAACTGTTGTTACTGATGAGTCATTTGGGAAAGTAATGGGCCAGCTAAATATTATGTTTTGGGACGTGTCCGTTTATTCGCATCTAACGATTTCACTTAATCGAGTTGTTGCGATTATATTCCCCTATCACGCTTCTGAACTGTTATCCACTAGGAATACGTTTATAGCTGTTGCTGTT GATAACTTGGACAAGATGATCTCACGATCTCCTCATAACATGACCAATGAAGCGAAGAGGACGAGAAAGATGGtaatgttttccacgtgtcttACGGCGGTAGCTCTCTCCATGCAGTCAAGACTCTCCACGGTTAACGGTGCTGTCCAAGTCTCAGTGCATCGTGATAAGGCCAATCGCGAATAA
- a CDS encoding hypothetical protein (NECATOR_CHRIV.G14808.T1) produces MSEMVSLRPLKTISIAEQPIELVDKFCYLDLKLKNSDSYATKIQWMCIMPVPPTTLWESLWSLWWKVFMVDSYYPRSRVANLSYDIRFTMLYGSDTWAVLKLKLKLKFLALITPLGMRPHVHFKPLQ; encoded by the coding sequence ATGAGTGAAATGGTGTCTTTGAGACCTTTGAAAACGATCAGCATAGCCgaacaaccgatagaactcgtagATAAGTTCTGCTACCTGGACCTTAAGCTGAAGAACAGCGACAGCTATGCGACTAAGATACAGTGGATGTGCATAATGCCTGTTCCGCCTACAACTCTCTGGGAGTCTTTATGGTCTTTATGGTGGAAAGTCTTTATGGTTGATTCCTATTACCCACGAAGTCGGGTTGCGAATCTATCATATGATATTCGCTTTACAATGTTGTACGGATCGGATACTTGGGCTgtattaaagttaaagttgaagttaaagtttctggcgttaatcactccgcttgggatgcgccctcacgttcacttcaagcctttacaatga
- a CDS encoding hypothetical protein (NECATOR_CHRIV.G14806.T1) → MSNSTTAAYLSLENIAVSAIIAVVGIFGLLSNAAAMISVRCNPVLRSSFGVLCFSHSVANFGVMLVFVFWVTPMTVIHSDISSELLGKIFGQINIMFWDVCVYSHLAISLNRLISITLPYYAAELLTLRNTFLVVVVVWWLGFCHVIPYFWTNTCYISYDTVQWIWIFADSECGRIISTYTDNYTSLAVLVTIFLLDCITLIKLRLTNNIMNHQGSGSTVSLAAHKKRRQIETRFFMQTLYQNALFFYEISNFYYVTVLFTDPWAVFFTSTFAWEICHAFDGFVVVLFNFHLSFIGIHTTKTRSAMVSEHKKTTSAWHIVTNG, encoded by the exons ATGTCAAACAGTACAACTGCTGCCTACCTTAGCCTTGAGAATATAGCTGTTTCTGCAATTATAGCAGTG GTTGGTATTTTCGGCCTATTGTCGAATGCTGCGGCAATGATTTCTGTTCGATGTAATCCAGTCCTACGCAGTTCTTTCGGTGTGCTCTGTTTCTCGCACAGCGTCGCGAATTTCGGAGTTATgctcgtttttgttttctgggtTACCCCTATGACAGTAAT acacaGTGACATAAGCAGTGAACTACTGGGTAAAATATTCGGACAAATAAACATTATGTTCTGGGATGTATGTGTCTATTCCCATTTGGCAATTTCTCTTAATCGTCTCATATCCATAACACTTCCTTATTACGCTGCCGAACTGCTAACCCTCAGGAATACGTTTCTCGTAGTGGTCGTTGTATGGTGGCTTGGGTTCTGCCATGTGATACCGTACTTTTGGA CAAATACATGTTACATTTCCTACGATACGGTTCAATGGATCTGGATATTTGCTGATTCCGAATGTGGACGGATTATTTCCACATATACAGACAACTACACAAGTTTAGCCGTTTTAGTAACGATATTTCTACTCGACTGTATTACTCTTATAAAACTAAGACTGACTAACAAT ATAATGAATCATCAAGGCAGCGGTAGTACTGTATCTCTTGCTGCACATAAGAAAAGACGACAAATAGAGACAAGATTCTTTATGCAG ACTCTCTATCAGAATGCGctatttttctatgaaatttcaaatttctattacGTCACTGTGCTATTCACGGATCCATGGGCAGTGTTCTTTACGAGTACATTCGCATGGGAGATATGTCATGCATTTGATGG gtTTGTCGTCGTTTTATTCAACTTTCACCTTTCATTTATTGGCATACATACAACGAAAACTCGATCTGCTATGGTAAGTGAACATAAGAAGACCACATCTGCCTGGCATATTGTGACGAATGGTTGA
- a CDS encoding hypothetical protein (NECATOR_CHRIV.G14804.T1): MSAKFFVTVASGASALVIVASLICVGMLFQDINNLYDDVMDDMHEFKMLANAAWKEMVLPTTSTKRTEAGAIFGRDKRSAGHCNCGAQPNNCPAGPPGPPGQSGEAGSDGPNGEPGRPGLPGISLFSPKEQVGCIKCPGGPAGPAGPDGPAGPVGPDGQPGAPGSVGQGGLPGPAGPAGDAGAPGEPGASGEPGAPGQNGQRGHGAPGAPGPAGPPGPQGQSGAQGQPGAPGQAGPQGPPGPAGHDGQAGAPGTDGQAGGPGLPGSDAAYCPCPPRTANVETSPQSQGYRRRFSKI, from the exons ATGAGCGCTAAGTTCTTCGTCACCGTTGCTTCGGGCGCTTCAGCGCTGGTAATTGTTGCCAGTTTGATCTGCGTTGGAATGCTCTTCCAAGATATCAACAACTTGTACGATGACGTTATGGACGACATGCACGAATTCAAG ATGCTTGCCAATGCAGCCTGGAAAGAAATGGTCCTTCCAACTACCTCGACTAAACGAACTGAAGCTGGAGCCATATTCGGTCGTGACAAGCGTTCTGCTGGACACTGCAACTGCGGTGCACAGCCAAACAACTGCCCAGCGGGGCCACCTGGACCACCTGGTCAATCTGGTGAGGCCGGAAGCGATGGACCCAATGGGGAACCTGGACGACCTGGACTTCCAGGAATTTCCCTGTTCAGCCCCAAAGAGCAAGTTGGATGCATCAAGTGCCCTGGTGGACCAGCCGGACCAGCAGGACCCGATGGACCTGCAGGTCCGGTTGGCCCCGATGGACAGCCTGGCGCTCCAGGATCTGTTGGACAGGGTGGACTTCCTGGACCCGCCGGACCCGCTGGTGATGCTGGAGCCCCTGGAGAGCCTGGAGCTTCTGGAGAACCTGGTGCTCCCGGACAGAATGGTCAGCGCGGACATGGTGCACCAGGAGCACCTGGACCCGCTGGACCCCCTGGACCTCAAGGACAGTCTGGAGCTCAAGGACAGCCTGGTGCCCCTGGGCAAGCCGGTCCACAAGGACCACCTGGTCCTGCTGGACATGACGGACAGGCTGGAGCTCCTGGAACCGATGGACAAGCTGGTGGACCTGGTCTTCCTGGATCTGATGCTGCTTACTGCCCCTGCCCACCGCGTACAGCCAATGTCGAGACCAGTCCACAGTCTCAGGGCTACAGACGTCGTTTCTCCAAGATCTAA
- a CDS encoding hypothetical protein (NECATOR_CHRIV.G14803.T1) — MNVRILVTIASGASAVVIFVCLVFVGLLLHDINNLYDNVMDDMKDFKSLANEAWRDMVVAYGGSSRRQEFGTIFGRTKREANVICACDVTQGVCPPGPPGPSGSPGEPGENAPDGKPGRSGTPGISILNTHVPTGCIQCPVGPQGPQGPDGPEGPSGPDGMPGQPGQPGFDGRPGEPGPQGDAGEPGVSGFDGSPGAPGANGQRGRGLPGSAGLPGAPGNPGEQGSNGMDGAPGEPGIPGEPGIPGNDGIDGEPGVPGVQGEMGLPGVDAAYCPCPPRTSNVEGGEVVQQPYKRRVAKV, encoded by the exons ATGAACGTCCGAATTCTTGTTACAATAGCGTCCGGAGCGTCGGCCGTCGTGATATTCGTCTGTCTCGTCTTCGTCGGCTTACTTCTGCACGACATTAACAACCTCTATGATAACGTGATGGATGATATGAAGGATTTCAAA TCTCTCGCCAATGAAGCATGGAGAGACATGGTAGTAGCGTACGGCGGCTCATCTCGGCGACAAGAATTCGGCACTATTTTCGGAAGAACTAAACGAGAGGCGAATGTGATTTGTGCCTGCGATGTCACCCAGGGCGTCTGTCCACCTGGTCCGCCTGGTCCAAGTGGATCTCCGGGAGAACCTGGCGAAAATGCCCCGGATGGGAAACCCGGACGTTCAGGAACCCCCGGAATCAGTATCTTAAACACTCATGTGCCTACTGGTTGCATTCAGTGCCCAGTTGGACCACAAGGACCACAAGGCCCAGACGGTCCCGAAGGACCAAGTGGACCTGATGGAATGCCGGGACAACCAGGGCAACCTGGGTTCGACGGCAGACCTGGAGAGCCAGGACCGCAAGGTGATGCTGGAGAACCTGGAGTAAGTGGTTTCGATGGATCCCCTGGAGCACCTGGAGCAAATGGACAACGCGGACGTGGCTTACCAGGATCGGCTGGTCTTCCTGGAGCACCAGGTAACCCTGGTGAACAAGGCAGCAATGGAATGGACGGTGCACCTGGCGAGCCGGGTATCCCTGGAGAACCGGGTATTCCTGGAAACGATGGAATTGATGGTGAACCGGGAGTACCAGGTGTGCAAGGCGAAATGGGACTACCTGGAGTTGATGCTGCCTACTGTCCTTGTCCACCTCGTACGTCAAATGTGGAAGGAGGCGAAGTGGTTCAACAACCCTATAAGCGTCGCGTTGCAAAAGTTTGA